In Quercus robur chromosome 11, dhQueRobu3.1, whole genome shotgun sequence, the sequence CTCATTGCACCATAACACCTcaacacctatgcatcaatgcatatTCAAATTCTCATGAATGTTCATGTGATTCATCAAAGCATGAACCCTAATCATCAATCTATCAATTCAAGCATgtgaaacatgttattctacTAACCCTAGACCTAAACATGTGAAAACAAGACTCAACAAGACCCAAATAGAGgattaaaacatttaaaaacacacaaaatagcaaaaaccctaaatttgcATTTCTGGGCACAAGTACGCATATGCATACATGAGGTATGCGTGCACATACTCAAGTATGCATACGTATACATGAAATATGCGTACGCATACTAAAAACTACATTTTTAGAGATTCAATCAAACAAACAGATAACATGTGAGATCAAACAAACATcttagaaaccctaaaaaacCAAACTAACctagaaagcaaaaaaaaaaaaaaaaacacaaaaacacaaaaacaaaaaacaaaaaacaaaaaaacaaaaaaaaaaaaccaaaaaaaaaaaatgaaacaaaacaaacaattaaactaaaCTACATTAAATCATATCAAACCAACATAGGAATTGAAATAAGAACAAAAAGTACAGATTATAAACCacctaaaataatattaaaacatgtaaacataattaaaaacatcaaacaaattaaatataaaaaatggagaaactatatcaagaaaatcatgtgaatcatgttaagCAAAGTGGGAAACCATGGAAAAGATGCTCACCTTGCTTTAGGATCACAATTTGAAGTTATTTAACCAACCCCTTAGtgcctacaacacaaagattagATTGATGACAAGAATAAttaaaagaacacaacaatagttagtaatcacaactcaaaaacaagagatttgaaaaaggttttgagaaaTCAATTTTGGAAAAGAGTTTCTGCCTTAGAACTAACTAAAGAgagatttttaatttgtaaaaaatgtgCCAAGGGGCTGTGTGTGAGTTTTAAAAagagaattaggattttaaaGAAGATGGAGGCCAAAAAATAACTCTTTCTAGttagggttttgattggagatataagatgagtatttataagttaaaattaggaTCTTTGGGGCTTTTTAATTGTCTTTGGACGTTCCAAGGGTCTATGGACTAGCCCACATCAAAGCATGATactaagttaaatcctccccaaggtTTTTTACCCTTAaactgttggtttcattggttttatTAGGTCATCATATTGCTTtccttatttacttttccgcactAAGCAATATGATTGCATGAGTTTAACTTAGATCTcgtaattaacctaagtaactaCTTTACTAATTCATTAGATTAAactaatttgatttaaaaagggtctaaaaaaacaaacaaatatgatAAATGGTAGCCTCTCTCTCAAATCTAAAGGCAACTTTAGAGATacttttcccccctttttttgtaGAGAACTTTAAAGATATTGTGAGAGTCCAAGCGTCCAGCCCGTTTTTGGTGTTaggccaaacccacgtgaatgggtggattCATGTCATTGTCTCTCAAAATGAAGATTTGACTAATTATATTTCCCCCTTTAAATTAAGGGTTTTATAATGGAGTCGTCATTTacttaattattggaataaataaaaaataaaaaaccaaaatttaaaaattcctcattttattgatttgcaaatgaatttacattgatcataagAAATTACATGATTTTGATCCTAGATACAATTTAAGATAAAATACATGattttatttcctagttacaatctagaaattaaaaattacatggataagcattgaTTTATCAACCCAAGTTTGCAGGCTACGTTATAAGAtagaaaggtgttaggcacccatctTGCCCAATGAAACCGGTCTtttagactatggtggccaacattcacatcatatcatccaatatatTCTCAGtcaatttgcatgttaatttttGGCTTGAATtaaatgtgtgtgcatgtgataaaccctattTCAATTTATTAGTCcttgcatttggattgaaaaataaattctagtgaatgtgtgtgaatGGTAATATCCTAGATTCGAGAATTTGAgagaattatgaaacaaacatgtttttcatatttttgatgtagATTTAAGATCAAAGCTAGTTTTATGCATAAACATGTgttgaacaaccaagaacatatAAAGAACacattaagaacattcaaacatgtTCAAGGAATTTAAATAAACACTAACATGCTCTAATCTTAATCTCATCatagtaatataaaaaaaaataaaaacaaaaaagttggGAAAATGGATTATACCTACATGCAAAATCCACACAACAAAGGAGGAGACTCTTGGTGGAGGCCCTAAGGGTAGAGTAGAACtaagagagggagagtgagtccactcaataccttgagtctcagaaAGACAAAAGACAAGACTACTTTACTTCACTAAAACtcaagagaggaaaagagagggTGTTTCTGTGTGCTTTGTAATAGAGGAGAAAagagtttatatagtagtggtggagaaaATACGAATAGAAGGTATTTAATGAAAGTTGACAAAGGATCAAAGAGAATCATAAACCTAGACCCTATTTCAAACTTTGGGGAATGTTGGTGCATTAAATTTGGGGTTGGTGGGAGTGATGAGCAAGCAAAATGTTTAGAACTTCGGTTTTTCCCGTTACTCATATAACAATTTTTAGagttaatttcaaaaaatcatatgtgTCCCAATTTTGATCAGAATTGCCTTCTTCTTGTGCTCTAATTGGAGCcccagatgtctagtttctggcaAAAGTAACCTCACtcatagattcaaaatattctgagagatatcaacGAAATAGTGACCAGAGGTCATTTGTTGGAAAATAATTTCAGCATAAATAACATTAATAGGCCCCAAATCATTTTCCAATCAATATTAATAGGCTCCGATCACTTCCATTTTAGACTTAATCAGTTATGAAGTTACTccaattaaaaagataattacaTAAAGGAAAATGCATAACGAGTGCCCTTAAGAGAACCGATAGCTAGCTACTAGACCAATATTTTGGGAGTTGTACTTCTTCTTAGTCGGTGGGTGCATATTGTTTTGACTCTATGTCTATTTTACCAATATGCATAACGTAAAGAGACTTAATTCATGCTCTATATGGAGAAAATTTAGATTCAAATTCTCACGATTCAACttgttgaagaagaaaaaaggcaTAATAGAAGCAAGcaacttatgattttttttcatccatttttTCAAACAACACGagaattatatttatttgggAAACATATTCATTAAACGGGGTACATGGCTCATGGCACACTTATTTAAATTAAACGAATATGCATGGCTAACCACACTATCTAACCGAAACTAATTTGGTACTTGGGCTGTTTATTAGGAGAAAAGACACCAAAATGTTTCTCAATTTCTGATCCACCCTTGAGGTTTTCATCAAACATGGCAAACAAATAAGTTTCTATTGCTTGTCCAGACTTCTTCGGAGTCCCACCCTTCACGTGATTAATCAAATTCTTGTAGTAAGTGCCTGCATTGTCTACGGTAGCTGCAGTACCACCTTCAGATGGCCAACCACTCTCTGATACTACGATTTGTAGATTAGGTGCACCAGCTTTCTCAAGAGCAGAAAAGAGTGAATCCAACAATGCATCAAAAAGATTTTGGTATTGAAGACTACCATCTGTTACCACAACCCCTGGTGAAGTAAATAAGGCATATGGAAGGCTTATGTCTTGAGGGTTATTGGTATAGCCAAAGTAAGGGTAAACATTGGCTAAAAGTGGTGCCCCATTACTGACTAGGAAGTTGATGATTGGGCTTATATATGAATTTGCAGCATCACTAAATGAACCCGCTGATGGAGGGTAAGAATTTCCCAACAAAGTTGTATCTATAGCTGTTGAAACCTTAATCTGATCTTGTAAATTGGCAGCTACAATTGCATTATGAATGTTTTGCATGGCAGGTAGAACAAACTGGGCTTCAGCATCACCAGGATGTACTTCATTCCCAACAGCAATGTATTTGAATTTGACATCCGGCGAGTAGTTTCTTATGTTGTTTTGGACCCAATTTGTTGCAGCTGTAGCATCAGTGAGGGCTTGAAGATTGTTGTTAAGGATGCCAATGATGAGTTCTATGTTTGATCCTTTGAGAGCGTTGAGAATTGTTTGATCTGGGTCATATATCCTCATCCTCCCAATGCCATTGCTTTTATACAGATCAACAACTTCTCCATCAGCCGGTAGATTGTTTCCATTTTTTCCATAACATACACCAACAGATTGTGCACCTGCATCAAAGTTGTGAcagattttgataagtaatagcTTAAGTAAACATGCATTGGTAAAGGGCAAGGGAGAAGAACTAATTTCAGGTTCTTTTAATATTTGTGTTCCTATCATCATGTGGTGagagaaattttgaaaaacaaagttttgaatGATATATAGTAACCATTTTGATCTAAAGTGAAAGAGATGTGATACCAAAGAATATATAGAGCTTTTCTGGATCCTCACAGTTCTAAAAACCAAGACAATACTCAACATGTTAAAAGATTAGACCATGCTATGCATGCAGTATAAATGCACATGGAGAGAGACCATATATACCTGTTAATTCTAGCCCAGCTATCAAAAACCCAATAAGGAGCAACATTGGAGCCATggggaaaaagaaatgaaaaagtaacTCTTTATGCTTAACACAGATATCTCTACGATTGCTATCTCTATAACCTATCCCTTCAATTATTTATAGGCTAAGTGCATGCCTTGGgattttagggttttagacATGCCCTACACATAAAATGACTCCGTCAATCACTCCAGGGAAATCGAAGTACATGTACCATTGAGCAATTGTTGcaagcaaaaaacaaattaagttCAAGATCCCTAACAAGACACGTATGTATTACACGATGATAAAGTCGTACGTTACATTTATTTGTCTGCATGTCTATACCTTTCTTCTTGAAAAAGTCTAGGTAATTTAAGATGCAATGTCACCTGTCTAATTTAAGGGGCCTGACCTGAATCCAATGGTCCAGGTTTGTGGCGGTTCTATTTTAACGACTGGTTATAGGTCTATGCTTGATTGACGGTCCAGATCAATTATAGTCAATTGAGAAGACTGACCCGTTATCTCTTACAAATAATGACTGACCCAGTTGTCATAAATCATAGATCATAATCCATTAGTTCAAAGTCATGTAGTCGCATATATATCTTATCTTATAATCTTTAAGCAATCTCAACTAGGAATTCTCAAAGTCATGTAGTCGCATATATATCTTATCTTATAATCTTTAAGCAATTCTCAACTAGGAATTCCGCTAATTAAGTTTGAAAAGTCAAGCAAGTTGATGTTTCGTTATTCTGAAAGGAAAATGATGTTATTTGTAGCCGTCACGTCGCTGATCAAGACCATGGAAATTAAGCAAAACATCAGCCATTTCAGACATGGGTAATTATCGtaatgaaatttataaatttatattcttACGGCCCATAAAATAAGATCCTTTTGAAAGTAATTACCTTGGCAATCTGACCTATGaactctcaaaattttctataataataCTAGTATATTGAACTAAAATGTCTTATTCCCCCCGGACACAAAGGATAAAGAACTTTTCTATTTATTGTGTCCTAACTTGTCTAACTTTTTTTCAATTATCATGGCTGCTTTTCTTACCCCTAATACTAATAGACTTTCACAGTTACACACATTCATGTTATTTGTCTCAAGTAAAACCCAAGAAGGTAGATGAAGCTCTAGAAGATGCTGATTGGATAAATTCCATACATGAAGAACTTTATCAATTTGTTTGAAATGATGTATGGGAATTGGTTCCTAGACCACAGGGAGTCAATGTGATTGGTACTAAATGGATTTTCAAGAACAAGTTTGATGAACATGGAATAGTTATAAGAAATAAATCTagacttgttgctcaaggatacactcaagtaaaAGGAGTAGACTTTGATGAGACTTTTGCACTTGTAATTAGACTTGAGTCTATCCGAATACCTTTGGCTATTGCATGTCACTTAAACTTCAAACTCTATCAGATTGATGTGAAGCGtgcattttttaatgaaatgttgcaaaaaaaaagtatatgtaGAGTAGCCTAAAGGATTTGTGGATCCTCATAGACCTAATGATGTCTACAATTGAAGAGAGCACTGTATGGTTTTCAACAAGCTCCTCGAGCTTGGTATGATAGACTAACGTCTTATCTCACGAAGAATGAGTTTAAAAGAGGAAATGCTGATAATACTCTTTTCATTTGAATGGATAAGAAACATTTTGTTGTGGCTCAagtctatgtggatgatattgtttttggctCTACTAATGATAATCTTGCTAAatcttttgcagatgaaatgaagaaaatgttTGAGATGAGCTTGGTGGGTGAACTTACCTACTTCTTGGGATTACAAGTGAAGCAAATCAACAAAGGaatctacatcaaccaagcTAAATATGCAAAAAATCTTCTAAAGAGATTTGGACTTGAAAATGTTGCTCATGCTAGAACGCCAATGGCCACCAACACAAAATTAGGGATTGATCCATCAGGTCAGCTTGTTGACATTCCCTTATATAGAAGTATGATTGGTTGTTTGTCGTATCTAATTGCTAGTCATCCTGATATATCTTTTAGTGTTGGTGTGTGTGCTAGATTTCAAGCTAATCCTAAAATGTCACATTTAACTGTTgttaaaagaataattaaatatgtgAGTGGAACTAGTGACTTTGGTTTGTTCTATAGCCAAGGGTCTAATGTATCTCTTGCTGGATATTCTGATACTAATTGGGATGGAAATGCCAATTATAGGAAAAGCACTATTGGCGGGTGTTTTTATGTTGGAACTAACTTAGTTTCTTGGATGAGTAAGAAGCaaaactctatctc encodes:
- the LOC126706821 gene encoding glucan endo-1,3-beta-glucosidase-like isoform X1 codes for the protein MAPMLLLIGFLIAGLELTGAQSVGVCYGKNGNNLPADGEVVDLYKSNGIGRMRIYDPDQTILNALKGSNIELIIGILNNNLQALTDATAATNWVQNNIRNYSPDVKFKYIAVGNEVHPGDAEAQFVLPAMQNIHNAIVAANLQDQIKVSTAIDTTLLGNSYPPSAGSFSDAANSYISPIINFLVSNGAPLLANVYPYFGYTNNPQDISLPYALFTSPGVVVTDGSLQYQNLFDALLDSLFSALEKAGAPNLQIVVSESGWPSEGGTAATVDNAGTYYKNLINHVKGGTPKKSGQAIETYLFAMFDENLKGGSEIEKHFGVFSPNKQPKYQISFG
- the LOC126706821 gene encoding glucan endo-1,3-beta-glucosidase-like isoform X2; the encoded protein is MAPMLLLIGFLIAGLELTGAQSVGVCYGKNGNNLPADGEVVDLYKSNGIGRMRIYDPDQTILNALKGSNIELIIGILNNNLQALTDATAATNWVQNNIRNYSPDVKFKYIAVGNEVHPGDAEAQFVLPAMQNIHNAIVAANLQDQIKVSTAIDTTLLGNSYPPSAGSFSDAANSYISPIINFLVSNGAPLLANVYPYFGYTNNPQDISLPYALFTSPGVVVTDGSLQYQNLFDALLDSLFSALEKAGAPNLQIVVSESGWPSEGGTAATVDNAGTYYKNLINHVKGGTPKKSGQAIETYLFAMFDENLKGGSEIEKHFGVFSPNKQPKYQISFG